Proteins from a single region of Thunnus albacares chromosome 16, fThuAlb1.1, whole genome shotgun sequence:
- the zgc:153284 gene encoding SH3 domain-binding glutamic acid-rich-like protein 3 yields the protein MTVKVFFSSVSGSVEMKKNQERIFSILTSKKIPFEAVDISQNSDDKDLMRKRAGNPTALPPQICNGDVYCGDFAAFENAIEMEQLEAFLKL from the exons ATGACAGTCAAAGTGTTTTTTAGCAGCGTCAGCGGTTCCGTAGAG ATGAAGAAAAATCAGGAAAGAATCTTTTCGATCCTCACCTCCAAGAAGATCCCCTTCGAGGCTGTGGACATTTCTCAGAATTCTGATGACAAGGATTTAATGAGGAAGAGGGCAGGGAACCCAACTGCACTGCCCCCTCAAATATGCAATGGGGACGTCTACTGTGGG gaCTTTGCTGCATTCGAAAATGCAATTGAGATGGAACAATTAGAGGCTTTTCTCAAACTCTAA
- the rps12 gene encoding 40S ribosomal protein S12, translating to MTSSLPAAREEDRNFKSAIHRKSTMAEEGIAAGGVMDVNTALPEVLKTALIHDGLARGIREAAKALDKRQAHLCVLAANCDEPMYVKLVEALCAEHQINLIKVDDNKKLGEWVGLCKIDREGKPRKVVGCSCVVVKDYGKESQAKDVIEEYFKAKK from the exons ATGACGTCCTCTTTACCCGCTGCCCGAGAGGAGGATAGG AACTTTAAGTCCGCCATCCATCGCAAATCTACAATGGCCGAGGAAGG CATCGCTGCCGGAGGTGTGATGGATGTCAACACCGCTCTCCCTGAAGTGCTGAAGACCGCACTCATCCACGATGGCCTCGCCCGTGGTATCCGTGAGGCTGCTAAGGCCCTCGACAA GCGTCAGGCCCATCTCTGCGTCCTTGCAGCCAACTGCGACGAGCCCATGTACGTCAAGTTGGTGGAGGCCCTCTGCGCTGAGCATCAGATCAACCTGATCAAG GTTGATGACAATAAGAAGCTCGGCGAGTGGGTTGGTCTCTGCAAGATCGACCGTGAGGGCAAACCCCGCAAGGTGGTGGGCTGCAGCTGTGTCGTGGTCAAG GACTATGGCAAGGAGTCTCAAGCCAAGGATGTGATTGAGGAATACTTCAAAGCCAAGAAATAA